The Hyperolius riggenbachi isolate aHypRig1 chromosome 3, aHypRig1.pri, whole genome shotgun sequence genome window below encodes:
- the LOC137562315 gene encoding cathepsin E-like: protein MRLIAVLVLFIPISLSLHRIPLVKVLSIRHELRQRNELEAFWEDHQPFSFAQKYNTCFPEHLSLASRPVEEYLTDYMNAQYFGEVSIGTPGQKFNVVFDTGSSNLWVPSTFCVSDACNAHKKFAPFHSTSYEHVGKTFSIHYGTGQLAGVMGKDTLRIGSMTILKQDIGQSVVEPGRTFLLARFDGVLGLGYPSLAVGNIVPVFDQIISQKLLDKSVFSIHLNKDDDVRYGGELILGGIDHSLYTGPIHWIPITKKGYWQIRIDNVKVHGKIAFCHNGCDAIVDSGTSLITGPSSEIKKLQALIGATPLIYGEYLVDCKRVSHLPTVTFTIGQRDYTISPEQYVIKESNGKTPVCLAGFQRMDLETKSGSLWILGDIFMSKFYSVFDREHDRVGLAKSNKKKHSL from the exons ATGAGGCTGATAGCTGTGCTTGTGTTATTTATTCCAATAAGCCTATCACTACACAG GATACCCCTGGTAAAAGTTCTGTCAATCCGGCATGAACTTCGGCAAAGAAATGAGTTGGAGGCGTTTTGGGAAGATCATCAACCTTTCAGCTTTGCACAGAAATACAACACATGCTTTCCTGAACATTTGTCCTTGGCATCTAGACCTGTAGAGGAGTATCTGACTGACTACATGAAT GCGCAGTACTTTGGTGAAGTCAGCATTGGAACACCTGGTCAGAAATTCAATGTAGTCTTTGACACTGGATCTTCCAATTTATGGGTCCCTTCAACTTTCTGCGTCAGTGATGCTTGCA ATGCCCATAAGAAATTTGCACCCTTTCATTCCACTTCCTATGAGCATGTTGGAAAGACGTTCTCGATCCATTATGGCACTGGACAGCTAGCTGGTGTTATGGGAAAAGACACCTTGCGG ATCGGTAGCATGACCATTTTGAAGCAGGACATTGGTCAGTCAGTGGTGGAGCCTGGTCGAACCTTTCTCCTAGCACGCTTTGATGGAGTATTGGGTCTCGGCTATCCTTCTTTAGCTGTTGGTAATATAGTGCCAGTATTTGACCAGATAATAAGCCAGAAGCTGTTGGACAAGTCAGTATTTTCCATCCATTTAAACAA AGACGATGACGTCCGGTATGGGGGAGAGTTGATATTAGGAGGGATAGATCACTCACTGTACACAGGCCCCATTCACTGGATTCCCATAACAAAAAAGGGTTACTGGCAAATAAGAATTGATAA TGTTAAGGTTCATGGGAAAATCGCATTCTGCCACAATGGTTGTGACGCTATTGTGGATTCAGGCACTTCTCTCATCACTGGGCCTAGTTCGGAAATAAAAAAGTTGCAGGCACTAATTGGAGCTACACCCCTGATATATGGAGAG TATTTAGTGGATTGCAAGCGTGTGTCTCATCTTCCCACTGTGACCTTCACCATAGGACAGAGAGACTATACAATAAGTCCTGAGCAGTATGTGATTAAG GAGTCAAATGGAAAGACACCTGTTTGCCTGGCTGGATTTCAGCGCATGGACCTGGAAACAAAATCTGGATCTCTTTGGATCCTGGGAGACATTTTCATGTCCAAGTTTTACAGTGTTTTTGACCGAGAACATGACAGAGTGGGGCTGGCAAAATCAAATAAAAAGAAGCATAGTCTATAG